A window of Diospyros lotus cultivar Yz01 chromosome 14, ASM1463336v1, whole genome shotgun sequence contains these coding sequences:
- the LOC127790494 gene encoding delta(12)-fatty-acid desaturase FAD2-like — protein sequence MGAGGRMPVSPGTKNLERNVISRVPHSKPPFTLGDVKKAIPPHCFKRSVIRSFSYVLYDLAIASLFFYLATTYISILPRPLSYLAWPLYWICQGCILTGVWVVAHECGHHAFSDYQWLDDTVGLILHSVLLVPYFSWKYSHRRHHSNTGSLERDEVFVPKLKSGMGWHAKYLNNPPGRLLTVFITLTLGWPLYLLFNVSGRHYDRFACHFDPYGPIYSDRERLQIYISDAGVLAVFCGLCRLAAVKGLTWVVCLYGGPLMVVNGFLVLITWLQHTHPALPHYDSLEWDWFRGALSTVDRSYGILDKVFHNITDTHVAHHLFSTMPHYHATEATKAIRPILGEYYQFDRTPVVKAIWREARECIYVEADESEPGKRVGVFWYKNKL from the coding sequence ATGGGCGCAGGTGGCCGCATGCCCGTTTCTCCTGGGACGAAGAACTTGGAACGGAATGTCATATCGCGAGTTCCCCACTCAAAGCCTCCATTCACCCTCGGCGATGTGAAGAAGGCCATCCCACCCCATTGTTTCAAGCGCTCCGTAATCCGCTCCTTCTCCTACGTTCTCTACGACCTCGCCATAGCCTCCCTCTTCTTCTACCTGGCCACCACCTACATCTCCATCCTTCCTCGCCCCCTCTCCTACCTCGCGTGGCCCCTCTACTGGATATGTCAGGGCTGCATCCTCACCGGTGTCTGGGTCGTGGCCCACGAATGCGGCCACCACGCCTTCAGCGACTACCAATGGCTCGACGACACCGTCGGCCTCATCCTCCACTCCGTCCTCCTTGTCCCTTACTTCTCCTGGAAATACAGCCACCGCCGCCACCACTCCAACACCGGTTCCCTCGAGCGCGATGAGGTGTTCGTTCCAAAGCTCAAGTCTGGAATGGGGTGGCACGCCAAATACCTCAATAACCCGCCCGGCAGGCTTCTCACAGTCTTCATCACGCTTACCCTTGGATGGCCATTGTACCTCCTGTTCAACGTCTCCGGCCGTCACTACGACCGGTTTGCATGCCACTTTGATCCGTACGGCCCCATTTACTCCGACCGCGAGCGACTACAGATCTACATTTCAGATGCCGGCGTTCTCGCCGTTTTCTGTGGCCTTTGCCGTCTGGCTGCAGTCAAAGGACTAACTTGGGTGGTGTGTTTATATGGCGGTCCGTTGATGGTGGTGAACGGGTTTCTTGTGTTGATCACCTGGCTGCAGCACACCCACCCGGCATTGCCACACTACGATTCCTTGGAATGGGACTGGTTCAGAGGAGCTCTATCGACAGTCGACAGGAGCTACGGAATTCTGGACAAGGTGTTCCATAACATTACGGATACTCATGTGGCTCACCATTTGTTCTCAACAATGCCGCATTACCATGCGACGGAAGCAACAAAGGCGATCAGGCCGATTCTGGGAGAATACTACCAGTTCGACAGGACGCCCGTTGTGAAGGCGATATGGAGGGAGGCAAGGGAGTGCATTTACGTTGAGGCAGATGAAAGCGAGCCTGGTAAAAGGGTGGGTGTGTTCTGGTACAAAAACAAGCTGTGA